The following proteins are co-located in the Vigna unguiculata cultivar IT97K-499-35 chromosome 9, ASM411807v1, whole genome shotgun sequence genome:
- the LOC114163099 gene encoding isoflavone 2'-hydroxylase-like encodes MGVSSLMLLFSYFLLSLLFIVFTLKFLLGSRRLRNLPPGPTPLPIIGNLNLLEQPIHRFFQRTSKHYGKIISLWFGSRLAVVISSHSAFQECFTKHDLALANRLPSLSGKYIFYNNTTVGSCSHGDHWRNLRRITALDVLSTQRVHSFSGIRSDETRRLIHRLARESRQGFARVEITSMFNDLTYNNVMRMISGKRFYGEETDMKNAEEAREFRETVAEMLQLMGLANKADYLPFLRWFDFQNVEKRLKSISKRYDAILNKIIDENRSNRDNRENSMIDHLLKLQETQPQYYTDQIIKGLALAMLFGGTDSSTGTLEWSLSNLLNKPEVLEKAREELKRVVGEDRLLNESDLPRLPYLRKIILETLRLYPPAPVLIPHVTSEDISVEGFNVPRDTAVIINGWAMQRDPEMWDEATCFKPERFDVEGEDKKLVAFGMGRRACPGEAMAMQSVSYTLGLLIQCFDWKRVSEEKLDMRENNWITLSRLIPLQAMCKTRPLYAKLSSN; translated from the exons ATGGGAGTGTCTTCTTTGATGCTGCTCTTCTCTTACTTTCTGCTTTCCCTTCTATTCATAGTTTTCACTCTCAAGTTCCTGTTGGGAAGCAGAAGACTCCGGAATCTGCCACCGGGGCCAACTCCTCTGCCCATAATAGGAAACCTCAACCTCCTCGAACAACCCATCCATCGCTTCTTTCAACGAACCTCCAAGCACTACGGCAAAATCATCTCCCTCTGGTTCGGTTCCCGTCTCGCCGTCGTAATCTCATCACACTCAGCCTTCCAAGAATGCTTCACCAAACACGACCTTGCATTGGCCAACCGCCTCCCCTCCCTCTCCGGAAAGTACATCTTCTACAACAACACCACCGTCGGCTCCTGTTCCCACGGTGACCACTGGCGCAACCTCCGCCGCATCACCGCCCTCGACGTTCTCTCCACCCAGCGCGTCCACTCCTTCTCCGGGATCCGAAGCGACGAGACCAGGCGCCTGATCCACAGGCTGGCGAGGGAGTCGCGCCAGGGTTTTGCTCGCGTGGAGATAACCTCGATGTTCAACGACCTGACCTACAACAACGTGATGAGGATGATATCCGGGAAGAGGTTTTACGGGGAGGAGACCGACATGAAGAACGCGGAGGAAGCCAGGGAGTTCAGAGAGACGGTGGCGGAGATGCTGCAACTCATGGGCCTGGCTAACAAGGCCGATTACCTGCCTTTCCTCAGGTGGTTCGATTTCCAGAATGTGGAGAAGCGTCTGAAGAGTATCAGCAAGAGGTACGATGCCATCCTGAACAAGATCATTGACGAGAACCGCAGCAACAGGGATAATCGTGAGAACTCCATGATCGACCATCTCCTCAAACTCCAAGAGACTCAGCCTCAGTATTACACCGACCAGATCATCAAAGGCCTTGCTCTG GCGATGCTCTTTGGGGGAACAGACTCGTCGACGGGAACCCTGGAGTGGTCGTTGTCGAATCTGTTGAATAAGCCAGAGGTGTTGGAGAAGGCGAGAGAGGAGTTGAAGAGAGTGGTGGGAGAAGATCGGTTGCTGAATGAGTCAGACCTCCCAAGACTTCCTTATCTTAGGAAGATCATACTTGAGACACTAAGGTTGTATCCGCCAGCTCCAGTGTTGATACCGCATGTTACTTCGGAGGATATCAGTGTGGAAGGATTCAATGTGCCTCGGGACACGGCGGTGATCATCAATGGGTGGGCGATGCAGAGAGATCCTGAGATGTGGGATGAAGCGACTTGCTTTAAACCAGAGAGGTTTGATGTGGAAGGAGAGGACAAAAAGTTGGTGGCTTTTGGGATGGGAAGAAGGGCTTGCCCAGGAGAAGCCATGGCCATGCAGAGTGTGAGCTACACCTTGGGATTGTTGATTCAGTGCTTCGATTGGAAAAGAGTGAGTGAGGAAAAGCTTGATATGAGGGAGAACAATTGGATCACTTTGTCAAGGTTAATTCCTCTCCAAGCCATGTGCAAGACACGCCCACTCTACGCTAAACTTTCCTCAAATtag
- the LOC114164214 gene encoding isoflavone 2'-hydroxylase-like yields the protein MSLFLSCSLLALVLIVTLRFLFQSRKFRNLPPGPNALPIIGNLNLVEQPIHRFFQRVSQKYGKIISLWFGSRLVVVVSSPAAYQECFTKHDVALANRVRSLSGKYIFYDCTTVGSCSHGEHWRNLRRITSLDVLSTQRVHSFSGIRSDETKRLINRLARNSSVDYARVEITSMFSDLTYNNIMRMISGKRFYGEETDMKNVEEAREFRDCVSEMLKLMGLSNKGDYLPFLRWFDFQNVEKRLKNISNRYDTILNKILDENRNSKDRENSMIDHLLKLQETQPEYYTDQIIKGLALAMLFGGTDSSTGTLEWAMSNLLNQPEVLEKAREELKRVVGEDRLLNESDLPKLPYLRKIILETLRLYPPAPILIPHVSSEDITVGGYNIPKDSIVIVNGWAMQRDPEHWKDATSFKPERFDEEGEEKKLVAFGLGRRACPGEPMAMQSVSYTVGLLIQCFDWKRVNDEKLDMTENNWITLSRLIPLEALCKARPLAKKIGSN from the exons ATGTCTCTTTTTTTGTCTTGCTCGCTCCTTGCTTTGGTCCTAATCGTTACTCTCAGGTTCCTTTTCCAAAGCAGAAAATTCAGAAACCTTCCACCAGGGCCCAATGCTCTTCCCATAATAGGCAACCTTAACCTCGTCGAACAACCAATCCACCGCTTTTTCCAGCGCGTGTCCCAAAAATATGGGAAAATCATTTCCCTCTGGTTCGGCTCTCGTCTCGTGGTTGTTGTTTCCTCACCCGCAGCATACCAAGAATGCTTCACCAAACACGACGTCGCCTTGGCCAACCGCGTGCGCTCCCTCTCCGGGAAGTACATCTTCTACGACTGTACCACCGTAGGGTCCTGCTCCCACGGCGAGCACTGGCGCAACCTCCGCCGCATCACCTCCCTCGACGTCCTCTCCACGCAGCGCGTCCACTCCTTCTCCGGAATCCGGAGCGACGAGACCAAGCGCCTGATTAACAGGTTGGCCAGGAACTCCAGCGTGGATTATGCGCGCGTGGAGATAACTTCCATGTTCAGCGACTTGACCTACAACAACATCATGAGAATGATATCGGGGAAGAGGTTTTACGGTGAGGAGACCGACATGAAGAACGTGGAGGAAGCCAGGGAGTTCAGAGATTGCGTGTCGGAGATGCTCAAACTCATGGGCTTATCCAACAAGGGTGACTACTTGCCTTTCCTGAGGTGGTTCGATTTCCAGAACGTCGAGAAGCGGTTGAAGAACATTAGCAACAGGTACGATACCATCTTGAACAAGATCTTGGATGAGAACCGTAACAGCAAGGATCGTGAGAATTCCATGATCGATCATCTCCTCAAACTGCAAGAGACTCAACCCGAGTATTACACTGACCAAATCATCAAAGGCCTTGCTTTG GCTATGCTTTTTGGCGGAACGGACTCATCAACCGGAACTTTGGAGTGGGCTATGTCGAATTTGTTGAATCAACCAGAGGTGTTGGAGAAGGCGAGAGAGGAGTTGAAGAGAGTGGTGGGTGAAGATCGGTTGTTGAATGAATCAGACCTTCCAAAACTTCCTTATCTTAGGAAGATCATTCTTGAGACACTTAGGTTGTACCCCCCAGCTCCAATTCTAATTCCACACGTGTCTTCAGAAGACATCACTGTCGGAGGATACAACATCCCGAAAGACTCCATAGTGATTGTGAATGGTTGGGCCATGCAGAGAGACCCTGAACATTGGAAGGACGCTACGAGCTTTAAACCTGAGAGGTTTGATGaagaaggagaggagaaaaagTTGGTGGCTTTCGGATTGGGAAGAAGGGCTTGCCCCGGAGAACCCATGGCCATGCAGAGCGTGAGCTACACTGTGGGATTGTTGATTCAATGTTTTGACTGGAAACGAGTTAACGATGAAAAGCTTGACATGACAGAGAACAACTGGATCACATTGTCGAGGTTAATTCCACTTGAGGCTTTGTGTAAAGCTCGCCCTCTCGCCAAAAAAATTGGAAGcaattaa
- the LOC114162594 gene encoding serine carboxypeptidase-like, whose protein sequence is MTNNGSLKDVVFDGSNAELFEDRDDDRFGMNDIRKKCVGELCYDFSDLEKLLNLPKVKSALGVGGDLKFVSCSSTVYNAMLQDWMKNLEVGIPTLLEEGIKVLVYAGEKDLICNWLGNSRWVHAMQWSGQKAFGTSPTVKFVVDGVDAGSLNSYGPLSFLKVYEAGHLVPMDQPKAALEMFKSWIGGKLNTQRDN, encoded by the exons ATGACGAATAATGGGTCACTTAAAGATGTGGTTTTTGACGGTAGTAATGCAGAACTATTTGAAGATAGAGATGATGATAGGTTTGGGATGAATG atatcagaaAAAAGTGTGTGGGGGAACTGTGCTATGATTTCAGCGACTTGGAGAAGCTGCTAAACCTGCCGAAAGTGAAGAGTGCTTTAGGTGTGGGGGGTGACTTGAAGTTTGTTTCATGCAGTTCAACAGTGTACAATGCTATGCTTCAAGATTGGATGAAAAATCTTGAAGTGGGGATTCCTACTCTTCTTGAAGAAGGAATCAAGGTACTTGTGTATGCAGGGGAAAAAGATCTCATATGCAACTGGTTAG GAAACTCAAGGTGGGTTCATGCAATGCAGTGGTCAGGCCAAAAGGCGTTTGGAACATCTCCTACAgtgaaatttgttgttgatGGTGTAGATGCAGGGTCTTTGAACAGCTATGGACCTCTCTCTTTTCTCAAG GTATATGAGGCTGGGCATTTGGTTCCCATGGATCAACCAAAAGCTGCACTTGAGATGTTTAAAAGCTGGATTGGAGGGAAACTGAACACTCAAAGAGATAATTAA
- the LOC114163100 gene encoding isoflavone 2'-hydroxylase-like: protein METLPLFTYSLFFLLSLLIIFKLFFQTKHKNLPPGPPPRPIIGNLNLLERPLHRFLQRMSQTHGNVFSLWFGSRLAVVVSSPSAFQECFTRNDVALANRPRSLSGKHIFYNYTTVGSCSYGELWRNLRRITSMDVLSTQRIHSFAGIRKDETDRVIHALARASRTEYAHVEMSSMFHDMTYNSMMRMLSGKRYYGKEIQAKDLEEAKEFRETVEELLQLAGVSNKADYLPFLRWFDFQNLEKKLKSINKRFDTFLDKLIREQRNKKERENTMIDHLLTLQETQPQYYSDHIIKGLVLAMMFAGTDSSAVTLEWSLSNLLNHPEMLKKARDELDFHVGKDRLINESDLPKLTYLKKIILETLRLHPPAPLAIPHVSSEDVTIEGFNVPRDTLVMINIWAMHRDPTLWNEATSFIPERFDEEGLEKKVVAFGMGRRACPGEGLALQNVGLTLGLLIQCFDWKRVNEDEIDMREANWFTLSRLTPLNAMCKARPFVNDLSFN from the exons ATGGAAACACTTCCATTGTTCACATACTCTCTCTTCTTCCTCCTTTCtcttctcatcattttcaaacttttcttcCAAACAAAGCACAAAAACCTTCCACCAGGTCCACCACCTCGTCCCATAATCGGCAACCTTAACCTCCTCGAACGCCCCCTCCACCGGTTCCTCCAACGCATGTCCCAAACACACGGCAACGTCTTCTCCCTCTGGTTCGGTTCCCGTCTCGCCGTCGTCGTTTCATCGCCCTCCGCGTTCCAAGAATGTTTCACCAGAAACGACGTCGCCTTGGCCAACCGACCCCGCTCCCTCTCGGGAAAGCACATCTTCTACAACTACACCACCGTGGGGTCTTGCTCCTACGGCGAGCTCTGGCGCAACCTCCGCCGCATCACCTCCATGGACGTTCTCTCCACGCAGCGCATCCACTCCTTCGCCGGAATCCGTAAGGACGAAACCGACAGGGTGATCCACGCCCTGGCCAGGGCCTCGCGCACGGAGTACGCGCACGTGGAGATGAGTTCCATGTTCCACGACATGACTTACAACAGCATGATGAGAATGCTGTCGGGAAAGAGGTACTACGGGAAGGAGATTCAGGCGAAGGATTTGGAGGAGGCGAAGGAGTTCAGAGAGACGGTGGAGGAGTTGCTGCAACTGGCCGGAGTTTCCAACAAGGCTGATTATTTGCCCTTCCTTCGGTGGTTCGATTTTCAGAACCTGGAGAAGAAGCTGAAGAGTATTAACAAGAGATTCGATACGTTCTTGGATAAACTCATTCGCGAGCAACGCAACAAGAAGGAGAGGGAGAATACCATGATCGATCATCTTCTCACTCTGCAGGAAACGCAGCCTCAGTATTACAGTGATCATATCATCAAAGGCCTTGTTCTG GCAATGATGTTCGCTGGCACAGATTCTTCTGCTGTAACATTAGAATGGTCGCtatcaaatttattaaaccACCCAGAAATGTTGAAGAAAGCAAGAGATGAATTGGACTTTCACGTGGGAAAAGACCGGTTGATAAACGAGTCAGACCTTCCAAAATTGACATACCTGAAGAAGATAATCCTTGAGACGCTGAGATTGCACCCTCCTGCTCCACTCGCAATACCACACGTGTCCTCGGAAGACGTCACCATTGAAGGGTTCAACGTTCCACGAGACACCCTGGTGATGATTAACATCTGGGCCATGCACAGAGACCCTACGCTGTGGAACGAAGCCACGAGCTTCATACCGGAGAGGTTTGATGAAGAGGGATTGGAGAAAAAGGTGGTTGCGTTTGGAATGGGTAGAAGGGCTTGTCCAGGAGAAGGTTTGGCTCTGCAAAACGTTGGACTAACTTTGGGATTGTTGATTCAGTGCTTTGATTGGAAACGAGTCAATGAGGATGAGATCGATATGAGAGAGGCAAACTGGTTCACCTTGTCGAGATTAACTCCATTGAATGCCATGTGTAAAGCTCGACCATTTGTTAACGATCTTAGCTTCAACTAA